The Micromonas commoda chromosome 6, complete sequence genome includes the window gtcggcgcgggcgtcggcgacgacgagtccggTGTGGAcaacgcctcggcggcggcggaggttaTCGACGAACTGGTGTTTCGAAGCGGCGCGTCCTGCATGCGGGggcacctcgcgcgccttcCCATGCTCCCCGCGTGCGACAGCCTCGCGAgggccaacgccgcggtgagccgGGAGCGAGGCGAGGTTCCCCTCCCTTCCctgctcgcgacgctcaccgacggcgccgaggacgagtcCCAGGCGGTGCGAGCCACCGCGCTGGGGgagctccgtcgcgcgctccgcgccgatcccgccgccgtctccgcgctcctcgccgggggcgagggcgacgccggttggtccgaccgcgtcgtcgggaggctcgtcgcggcgcttcTCAGGTGCTTCGCGGGTGAGGGGCGCACCGCGTTGTCTCGAAAGGTGCacaggctcgcggcgcagtgcctcggcgagctcggcgcgattGACCCGGGTCGCATCGACAtgcccgtcgcctcggccgAGAAGGTGACGCTGGGAACGGACTCGTCGGACCTCGCTAGGGTTTTGCTGTGCGACCACATCGCGAGGACGGTGaggggcgcgaacgacgtggacatgctcgacgccgccgcgctcgccgtgcagGAGGTGCTGGTGCACGTCGGCTGCAGgcccgcgtcggtgagggccgaggacgtcatcgcggcgaacgatGGATCCACGCACCTACCCGCGGGTGCCACGCGAGCGGGCGAGTCTTTCTGGGGCTCGctccccgaggacgtcaGAGTCTTGCTCGCGCCCGGTCTCACCTCCATGTACTGCCTCACGCAAAAGCCCCAGAAGCCGTCGACGGTGCGGCCGCTGTACCAAACCCCGGGCGGGCCCACGTTCCGGCGGTGGATGTACGCGTGGTGCCGCGCGTTGGCCACGGAGGCTGACGGACCGGACGCGCCCCTCTTCCAGGCGTGCTCCGCGGGCGTGTTCCGCCACGACACTCGCACCATGCTCTTCCTGCTCCCCCGCAtggtcctcgacgccctcggcgccgacgacgcgtcgcggcgagatgacgtcgccgcggagatcatGGCCGTgcttcgcgacgccgcgggcgccgcgtggacAGCCTCGGACACCACACAGAGCAAGTCCTTACACGGCGAacaggcggagctcgccgcgcaggcggtCTTCACCCTCCTGGACCAGCTCACGACGTGGtccgaggatgccgacgtCGCCAGGGACAATTCGCTCCaacccgcggtggacgcggtcaAAGCGCTGCTCGACTCGGTCCCGCGCGAGttactcgcgcgcgcggcgctgcgatgcggcgcgcccgcgagggccCTGCTCTACTTCGAGGATCACCTTCGCGCGGCCAAGAACGTCATCAACCAGGCGTCGCTAAACCCTTATTACCCCGAGGGTggcgggctcgacgacgcctccgcggcgtttctcgcggcgacgcaccagGGCCTCGCCGAGCCGGACGCGCTGCAGGCCATATCCCGGCTCAggtcccgcccgcgtccgttGGACGCCCTGGGCGTGGACGATATgatggacgtggacgacaaACTGCGGTTGGACCCTTcgctgaacgcggcggctgcggcgaggcgacgcgcggaggatgcgctgCTGCAGCACGAGCAAAACGGCGAGTGGACCGAGGCGCTGACGCACTACGAATCCGCCCtgcagcggcgcggcgcggacgtcgagcccaccgcgtcgctggATGGCGCCGAGTGGGGTCGTCTGCGGTGCCTTCAGGGTCTGGGTCACCTCAgggcgctggagcgcgaggctaACGCCTTGATCGCCCagaggcccgcggcgagcgcggaacTCGCagaggctggcgcggcggcggcttggagGCTCGGGCGGTGGGACAGCCTCGAGGggttcctcggcgtcctcgacgacgcggggagtCCATCACAGGCCGGGACCACCGGCGGTGGctccttcggcggcgagcacggcaGGCCCGGGGGCGAGGCTGCGGTCGGCAGggtgctcctcgcgcttcACCGGCGGGACGCCGAGGGGGttgcccgcgcggcgacggctgctCGCGATGCCCTGATcacgcccctcgcggcggcggcgatggaggggTCCTACCGCCGGGCGCACCCGACCATCACGCAGCTCCACCTCCTTCGTGAGGCtgaggaggcgatggcggccgTGACGTCCCTCGAACGGGCGACTGagggccgcgggcgcggcgcggtgaaggGCGTCGACATGTTGGCGGATTGGGAGACGCGACTCGAGCTCACGCCAACCGCGCTGGCGACCCGCGAGCCcatcctcgccctccgccgcgccacgtacaacgcgctcgacgccaagaACGCCGCAGCGTACACGTGGCTCGCGCAGGCCAAGCTCTGCAGGTCCAGCGGCCatcacggcgccgcgcagctcgcgctcctcgaggcgagagccgcgctggagggGGTAACCGCGATCAACCCGCtggctcgcgacggcgacggccgacCGTCCCCAGGGATGGCCCTCGCGGTGGAACAGGCCAAGCTGCTGTGGGCGTCGGGTAAGCAGCACAGGGCCGTCGTGGAGATCCAGGAGGCGCTGAACGACCCTGCGCTGGCAAACGCGGATCCCAAGacggcgtccagcgcgcaGCTTCGTCTCGCGAGGTGGAGCGCAGCGACGGGCGGAAAGCCGAAGAGGGAGCTGCAGGATGTTTACAAGAGCGTGCTGGCGGACCAGAAGTACTCCGAGAAGGCCAACTTCCACGCCGCCAAGTGGATGGACGACCTGTGGAAGGACGCCACGAGGCGCGagcagcagcgcgcggcgacgggcgggtcggAGACGATTCAAAAGCAGCGACGCAACTACGACGTGGATGAAAAATCCATCGAttacgtcgaggacgtcatcAACTTTTACGCCACGTCGCTCAGGTACGGACACAGGCACGTTTACGAGTCCCTTCCCCGGCTACTGACGGTGTGgttcgacgtcggcgcttccgcggcggcgcacgaggcCAAGGACCGCCGGCAGCAGCTCACGGTGGAGCAGCAGAAGGAGCGAAAGGTTGCGTCCAAGGTGACCGCCAACCTGAAGACTTTCGCGTCAACTCTGCCGCTGTACGTGTGGCTCCCGGCGCTGCCCCAGCTCAGCTCGCGGCTGCTCCACCCGCACCAGGAGGTGGGCGCCCTCATTCACGATCTGCTGTACCGCCTGGTGAAGCATTTCCCGAACCAGGTGCTGTGGTCGatgacggcgatggcgcggagCTTGCACCTCGAGCGGGCAGACGCTGCGCAACGGATCCTGgaccgcgcgagggagggtGCGCCGCCCGCCCTTCGCCCGCTCTTTGACCAATCCGCGTCCCTGGCCGATCAGCTCATACGCGTGTGCGCGTTCCAGCCCAAACCCCTGGCAAACAACCGACCGGCCAAGACGTTTTCGCTCAAGACGGAGTTTCCCGCATTGAAGCGTCTGACGCCGTGTCAGGTGATGGTGCCCGGGCAGGTGGCGCTCACGCCCAACTTGCCCCCGCCGACCATGCGCAACGCGGCGAACAAGCACCTCGTTCCATCGGTCGCGGAGTGGTCCGCGTTTAATCAGGACGTGGCAACGATCGAGAGCATCGAAGACGAGGTGAGCGTGCTGGCGTCTCTGCAAAAGCCAAAGAAGCTGACCATAGTCGGATCCGATGGGCACAAGTACGCGTTCCTGTGCAAGCCCAAGGATGACCTGCGAAAGGACCTGCGGATGATGGAGTTCACCACCATGCTCAACCGCTTGTTGGCGCGGGACCCTTCGAGCCGCAAGCGCAGGCTCTACCTCCGAACCTTCGCGGTGCTGCCCCTCACCGAGGACTGCGGCATCATCGAGTGGGTCCCAAACACGACGGGTCTTAGGCACGTCATCCAGGCGCTGTACGTCCAGGACGGGATCTACACGAAGCAGACGTTAGGGGACGTCAAGCGCATGCACGAGAGTCTCAAggcgacgcccacgacgtGGATGTCCGAAATTCTGAAGAAGTTTCCCCCCGTGTTCCACCGCTGGTTCCTCAACCGGTGGAAGGACAGGCCCGCGGCTTGGCACG containing:
- a CDS encoding predicted protein, which encodes RLTPCQVMVPGQVALTPNLPPPTMRNAANKHLVPSVAEWSAFNQDVATIESIEDEVSVLASLQKPKKLTIVGSDGHKYAFLCKPKDDLRKDLRMMEFTTMLNRLLARDPSSRKRRLYLRTFAVLPLTEDCGIIEWVPNTTGLRHVIQALYVQDGIYTKQTLGDVKRMHESLKATPTTWMSEILKKFPPVFHRWFLNRWKDRPAAWHGARTAFAHTAAVWSMVGHVVGLGDRHGENILLDQESGDCVHVDFSCLFDKGLELETPEMVPFRLTQNIVDGLGAGGYEGTFMRVCEITLGVLRSHREALMSVLETFVHDPLLEWTKGSKARGRGEADTSPERARDQLEKIRSRLEGVVVGVGAAPSLPLSCQGQARRLIEEAVSRSNLGRMYVWWM